In Desulfitobacterium chlororespirans DSM 11544, the following are encoded in one genomic region:
- a CDS encoding response regulator transcription factor produces the protein MNFPADQNRDIQSLTYREKDVLRLRVKGYSSKKIADSLTIEITTVRTHLKHIHRKLGVSSQVELIQFVHKMYI, from the coding sequence ATGAATTTTCCAGCTGATCAGAACCGGGATATCCAAAGCTTAACCTATAGAGAAAAGGATGTATTACGATTAAGGGTAAAAGGGTATAGCAGTAAAAAGATCGCGGATTCTTTAACTATTGAAATAACTACAGTAAGGACTCATCTCAAGCATATTCACCGCAAGCTGGGAGTTTCAAGCCAAGTTGAGTTGATTCAATTCGTGCATAAAATGTATATTTAA
- the gltA gene encoding NADPH-dependent glutamate synthase — translation MALKVPRHEMPCQDPKERAHNFNEVALGYASETAIEEAQRCLQCKKPKCVEGCPVNIAIPEFIQKITEEKFEEAAGIIKQSSSLPAVCGRVCPQESQCEAKCILGIKGESVAIGRLERFVADYEISKGCKIPEVAQPSGKKVAIIGAGPAGLACAGDLAKAGHKVTIFEALHVAGGVLMYGIPEFRLPKDIVQNEICNLEPMGVEILVNQVVGKVTSVHELMQNGYDAVFIGTGAGLPNFLGIPGENLNGVYSANEFLTRTNLMKGYRFPEYKTPVKIGKKVAVFGAGNVAMDAARTALRLGAEEVSIVYRRSRAEMPARHEELEHAEEEGVNFQLLTNPVAIQGDEKGAVKSLTCLRYELGEPDASGRRKPVAIPGSEFEIEVDTVVVAIGQGPNPLVTQSTEGLELNKWGNIVVNEETLETSIPGVFAGGDIVTGAATVILAMGAGKKAAAGINAYLKNKG, via the coding sequence ATGGCTTTAAAAGTACCCCGTCATGAAATGCCCTGCCAGGATCCTAAAGAGCGTGCTCACAATTTCAATGAAGTTGCTTTGGGATATGCATCGGAAACGGCTATCGAAGAAGCTCAGCGTTGTCTCCAATGCAAGAAACCGAAATGTGTTGAAGGCTGCCCTGTGAATATTGCCATTCCTGAATTCATTCAAAAAATCACGGAAGAGAAGTTTGAGGAAGCCGCAGGGATTATCAAGCAGAGCAGTTCTCTGCCCGCGGTGTGCGGCCGGGTTTGCCCCCAGGAGTCCCAATGTGAGGCTAAATGTATCTTAGGCATCAAAGGTGAATCGGTGGCCATTGGCCGTTTGGAGCGCTTTGTGGCTGATTATGAAATCAGCAAAGGATGTAAGATTCCCGAAGTGGCTCAGCCCAGCGGCAAGAAGGTTGCGATCATCGGTGCCGGTCCGGCAGGATTAGCCTGTGCGGGCGATTTGGCTAAGGCCGGGCACAAGGTGACGATCTTCGAAGCCCTCCATGTGGCCGGCGGCGTGTTGATGTATGGTATTCCTGAGTTCCGTCTGCCCAAAGATATTGTTCAAAATGAGATTTGCAATTTGGAGCCCATGGGTGTGGAGATTCTGGTTAATCAAGTGGTGGGTAAAGTGACCTCCGTCCATGAGCTTATGCAAAACGGCTATGATGCGGTGTTCATCGGCACAGGGGCCGGACTGCCTAATTTCCTGGGAATTCCCGGTGAAAACTTAAATGGTGTCTATTCCGCCAATGAGTTCTTAACCCGTACCAACCTTATGAAGGGATATCGCTTCCCTGAGTATAAGACCCCGGTTAAAATAGGCAAGAAGGTTGCTGTTTTTGGGGCCGGCAACGTGGCTATGGATGCCGCCCGTACGGCGCTGCGCCTGGGTGCGGAAGAGGTCAGCATTGTCTATCGTCGTTCCCGGGCGGAAATGCCGGCTCGTCATGAAGAGCTTGAGCACGCCGAGGAGGAAGGGGTTAACTTTCAGCTTCTCACCAACCCGGTAGCCATCCAAGGGGATGAAAAGGGTGCGGTCAAATCCTTGACCTGTCTCCGCTATGAGCTGGGAGAACCGGATGCATCTGGACGCCGTAAACCTGTGGCTATTCCTGGCTCGGAGTTTGAGATCGAAGTGGATACGGTGGTTGTCGCCATTGGGCAAGGTCCTAATCCTTTGGTCACCCAATCCACGGAAGGCTTGGAACTGAACAAATGGGGCAATATCGTCGTCAATGAAGAAACCCTGGAGACCTCCATTCCCGGAGTGTTCGCCGGGGGCGATATTGTGACCGGTGCCGCTACGGTTATTCTGGCTATGGGAGCCGGCAAGAAAGCGGCCGCGGGAATTAACGCCTATCTTAAGAATAAGGGTTAA
- a CDS encoding sulfide/dihydroorotate dehydrogenase-like FAD/NAD-binding protein, giving the protein MYRVVKRRQLASAPCIVLLEVEAPAVAAKVEPGQFVIVRMDEQSERIPLTVMDFDREKGTITIVIQDVGYSSAMINSMEEGSYFLDFVGPLGVPSEIENLGTVVCIGGGLGVAPVYPIARALKEAGNKLISVIGARSADILILEEEMAAISDELVIATDDGSKGVKGFVTNGLEQIIAQGTKIDAIWAIGPVVMMRSVANFTRPLGIKTIVSMNPIMVDGTGMCGACRLSVGDETKFACVDGPEFDGHLVDFDLAMKRLSFYKDEEERAKISKDCDCGKGAQ; this is encoded by the coding sequence AAGCTCCGGCCGTCGCAGCAAAAGTTGAACCAGGCCAATTTGTCATTGTGCGTATGGATGAACAATCTGAACGTATCCCGCTTACAGTCATGGACTTTGATCGGGAAAAGGGCACCATCACTATTGTTATTCAGGATGTAGGCTATTCCTCAGCGATGATTAACTCCATGGAGGAAGGAAGCTATTTCCTTGATTTTGTAGGTCCCTTGGGAGTCCCTTCTGAAATCGAAAATCTTGGTACGGTGGTTTGTATCGGCGGCGGGCTTGGCGTGGCACCGGTATACCCCATTGCCCGGGCTTTAAAAGAAGCCGGCAACAAGCTCATATCTGTAATTGGCGCCCGCAGCGCCGATATCCTTATTCTTGAAGAAGAGATGGCTGCTATTAGTGATGAGCTGGTGATTGCCACTGATGATGGCAGCAAAGGGGTCAAAGGCTTCGTCACCAATGGCCTGGAGCAGATTATCGCTCAAGGCACTAAGATTGATGCCATTTGGGCTATCGGACCGGTGGTTATGATGCGTTCTGTAGCCAATTTTACCCGTCCCTTAGGGATCAAGACCATCGTCAGCATGAATCCCATCATGGTGGATGGAACAGGGATGTGTGGCGCCTGCCGTCTCAGTGTAGGGGATGAAACCAAATTTGCCTGTGTGGATGGCCCCGAGTTTGACGGTCATCTGGTGGATTTCGATCTGGCAATGAAACGGCTCAGTTTTTATAAAGATGAAGAAGAACGTGCCAAAATCTCCAAAGACTGTGATTGTGGAAAGGGGGCGCAATAA
- a CDS encoding bifunctional 5,10-methylenetetrahydrofolate dehydrogenase/5,10-methenyltetrahydrofolate cyclohydrolase: MAQLLDGKEISKVLKEEIKEEVKRWKEQGVNPKLAVVLVGDDPASVVYAKSKQKVSDSLGIDFELDLLPAESSEESILALIASLNANPDVHGIMIELPLPKHISKERVMAAVRPDKDVDGVHPINRGYILSGEEGLFPATPESCIEIMLRSGVEIAGKHVVIVGRGETVGKPLVFLILKHNATVTICHSRTPDLGAFTRQADIIVAAVGKAKLVKKDMVKPGAIVVDAGINEIPGGICGDVDFEEVKEVASLISPVPGGVGSLTTALIMKNVLKGITLQHKEGQ, translated from the coding sequence TTGGCTCAATTGCTGGACGGAAAAGAAATTTCCAAAGTTTTAAAAGAAGAGATCAAGGAAGAAGTAAAGAGGTGGAAGGAACAAGGGGTTAATCCTAAGCTGGCGGTGGTTCTCGTTGGAGACGACCCGGCTTCTGTGGTCTATGCGAAATCCAAGCAAAAAGTAAGTGACAGCTTAGGCATTGACTTTGAACTTGACCTATTGCCTGCCGAAAGTTCGGAAGAGTCCATCCTGGCCCTGATTGCTTCCCTTAACGCTAATCCCGATGTTCATGGTATTATGATCGAGCTGCCCTTACCGAAACATATTTCCAAAGAGCGTGTCATGGCAGCCGTGCGTCCTGATAAGGATGTAGACGGAGTTCATCCCATTAACCGTGGCTATATTCTCAGTGGGGAAGAAGGTCTGTTTCCGGCAACTCCTGAAAGCTGTATCGAAATCATGCTCCGCTCGGGAGTTGAAATCGCCGGCAAGCATGTGGTGATCGTAGGGCGGGGAGAGACAGTTGGCAAGCCCTTGGTTTTCCTGATTCTTAAACATAATGCCACCGTGACCATCTGCCATTCCCGTACTCCGGATCTGGGAGCGTTTACCCGTCAGGCGGATATCATCGTGGCCGCTGTAGGTAAAGCAAAACTTGTTAAGAAAGATATGGTGAAACCAGGTGCCATCGTCGTCGATGCCGGTATCAATGAGATCCCGGGCGGAATTTGCGGGGACGTTGATTTTGAGGAAGTTAAAGAAGTCGCTTCCCTCATTTCACCGGTACCGGGGGGCGTAGGCTCATTAACCACCGCCTTGATCATGAAAAATGTTCTGAAGGGGATTACTCTGCAGCACAAGGAGGGTCAATAA